A genomic stretch from Thauera sp. GDN1 includes:
- a CDS encoding AAA family ATPase encodes MDRARLARLLESLEAGLVERRQVLRLSLLAALAGEHTLLIGPPGTAKSALARRIHLAFREARYFERLLTRFTVPEELFGPLSIRALEEDRYERHVAGFLPDAEVAFIDEVFKANSAILNALLTLLNEREFDNGAGRVHCPLISVIGATNQVPEDEVAEAFFDRFLLRLTVGPVSADGFRALLAQAGRDGAQGAGRLDAGAMNLGASGEFDVRPAPGDGGSPSGHARLGGLQLGAAERAALTAAAQQIALPDEVRARLAELRTWLAAERHYVSDRRWVKIGHLLRVAAASEGRAAVEEWDLGLVPPCIAADPALQQAVADWLTIRLGIREAFSPPRLTRVVEAFEAQLKAEREANDLDYDEAGRLRFSALDAAAQAAEALGEPGTAGQAGALAGAIGDAKGGSAALRMTYSRRRRYGSLHIAARVEQIDALLQRLAACSDELAARCESLAEWSAQALWADPGFVTAAQANLAGVAAALAALDRRAGDARAGFEALPRLDADGARPPAVEHEPFPD; translated from the coding sequence ATGGATCGCGCCCGCCTGGCCCGCCTGCTGGAGTCCCTCGAAGCCGGCCTGGTGGAGCGCCGTCAGGTGCTGCGCCTGAGCCTGCTGGCCGCGCTCGCCGGCGAACACACGCTGCTGATCGGACCGCCCGGCACCGCCAAGAGCGCGCTGGCGCGCCGCATCCACCTGGCGTTTCGCGAGGCGCGCTACTTCGAGCGCCTGCTCACCCGCTTCACCGTCCCGGAAGAGCTGTTCGGCCCGCTGTCGATCCGCGCGCTGGAGGAGGACCGCTACGAGCGCCATGTGGCCGGTTTTCTGCCCGACGCCGAGGTCGCCTTCATCGACGAGGTGTTCAAGGCCAACAGCGCGATCCTCAACGCCCTCCTGACCCTGCTCAACGAGCGCGAGTTCGACAACGGCGCGGGCCGGGTGCACTGTCCGCTGATCAGCGTGATCGGGGCCACCAACCAGGTGCCCGAGGACGAGGTGGCGGAGGCCTTCTTCGACCGCTTCCTGCTGCGTCTGACGGTGGGACCGGTGAGCGCGGACGGCTTCCGTGCCCTGCTGGCGCAGGCGGGGCGGGATGGCGCGCAAGGGGCCGGGCGCCTCGACGCGGGAGCGATGAATCTCGGCGCCTCGGGTGAGTTCGATGTCCGGCCTGCTCCGGGCGATGGCGGCAGTCCGAGCGGCCACGCACGGCTCGGCGGGCTACAGCTCGGCGCTGCCGAGCGTGCCGCGCTGACCGCCGCCGCACAGCAGATCGCGCTGCCGGACGAGGTGCGCGCGCGACTTGCCGAGCTGCGCACCTGGCTGGCGGCGGAACGGCACTACGTATCGGACCGGCGCTGGGTCAAGATCGGCCACCTGCTGCGGGTGGCGGCGGCGAGCGAGGGCAGGGCGGCGGTGGAAGAGTGGGATCTGGGCCTGGTGCCGCCCTGCATCGCTGCCGATCCGGCGCTGCAGCAGGCGGTCGCCGACTGGCTGACGATCCGGCTGGGCATCCGCGAGGCCTTTTCGCCGCCGCGGCTGACACGGGTGGTGGAGGCTTTCGAGGCGCAGTTGAAGGCCGAGCGCGAGGCCAACGATCTCGATTACGACGAGGCCGGACGCCTGCGCTTTTCCGCGCTCGATGCGGCGGCCCAGGCGGCAGAAGCCCTGGGCGAGCCGGGGACAGCCGGACAGGCCGGTGCGCTGGCGGGGGCGATCGGCGACGCCAAGGGCGGCTCCGCCGCGCTGCGCATGACCTACTCCCGCAGGCGCCGCTACGGCAGTTTGCACATCGCCGCGCGCGTGGAGCAGATCGACGCCTTGCTGCAGCGCCTGGCGGCCTGCAGCGACGAACTGGCGGCGCGGTGCGAGTCGCTGGCTGAATGGTCGGCGCAGGCGCTGTGGGCCGATCCGGGCTTCGTGACCGCCGCGCAGGCGAATCTGGCCGGCGTCGCAGCCGCACTGGCCGCGCTGGACCGGCGCGCCGGTGACGCCCGGGCCGGCTTCGAGGCGCTGCCGCGGCTGGATGCGGACGGCGCCCGGCCGCCGGCGGTCGAGCACGAACCCTTTCCGGATTGA
- a CDS encoding DUF2237 domain-containing protein, producing the protein MNGSKNVLGGALLACSYSPLTGFYRTGCCETGPDDLGRHIVCVRVTADFLAFSRTVGNDLSTPRPEFRFAGLQPGDRWCLCALRWKEALEAGVAPPVVLEATHEAALRIVDLDTLKAHAYGATHGPRA; encoded by the coding sequence ATGAACGGATCGAAGAACGTGCTGGGCGGCGCACTGCTCGCCTGCAGCTACTCGCCATTGACCGGTTTCTACCGCACCGGATGCTGCGAGACCGGACCCGACGACCTCGGCCGGCACATCGTCTGCGTGCGGGTGACGGCGGACTTCCTGGCGTTCTCGCGCACCGTGGGCAACGATCTGTCCACGCCGCGCCCCGAATTCCGTTTCGCCGGACTGCAGCCGGGCGATCGCTGGTGCCTGTGTGCGCTGCGCTGGAAGGAGGCGCTGGAGGCGGGCGTGGCGCCGCCGGTGGTGCTGGAGGCCACCCACGAAGCCGCCTTGCGTATCGTCGATCTCGACACGCTGAAGGCCCACGCCTACGGCGCCACGCACGGTCCGCGCGCCTGA